Proteins co-encoded in one Neofelis nebulosa isolate mNeoNeb1 chromosome 2, mNeoNeb1.pri, whole genome shotgun sequence genomic window:
- the ITM2C gene encoding integral membrane protein 2C isoform X1, which produces MVKISFQPAVAGIKGDKADKASASASAAARAPAAEILLTPAREERPPHHRYKKGGSVGGVCYLSMGMVVLLMGLVFASVYIYRYFFLAQLARDNFFHCGVLYEDSLSSQVRTRMELEEDVKIYLEENYERINVPVPQFGGGDPADIIHDFQRGLTAYHDISLDKCYVIELNTTIVLPPRNFWELLMNVKRGTYLPQTYIIQEEMVVTEHVSDKEALGSFIYHLCSGKDTYRLRRRATRRRINKRGAKNCNAIRHFENTFVVETLICGAV; this is translated from the exons ATGGTGAAGATCAGCTTCCAGCCCGCCGTGGCCGGCATCAAGGGCGACAAGGCCGACAAGGCTTCGGCCTCGGCGTCGGCCGCGGCTCGGGCCCCGGCCGCTGAAATCCTGCTGACGCCGGCTCGG GAGGAgcgccccccccaccaccgctACAAGAAGGGGGGCTCTGTGGGCGGCGTGTGCTACCTGTCGATGGGCATGGTCGTCTTGCTCATGGGCCTCGTGTTCGCCTCCGTCTACATCTACAGATACTTCTTCCTCGCACAG CTGGCCCGGGACAACTTCTTCCACTGTGGCGTTCTCTACGAGGACTCCCTGTCCTCCCAGGTCCGCACTCggatggagctggaggaggaCGTGAAGATCTACCTCGAAGAGAACTATGAACGCATCAATGTGCCCGTGCCCCAGTTCGGCGGCGGGGACCCTGCAGACATCATTCATGACTTTCAGCGG ggGCTCACCGCCTACCATGACATCTCCCTGGACAAGTGCTATGTTATCGAGCTCAACACCACCATCGTGCTGCCCCCTCGCAACTTCTGGGAGCTCCTCATGAATGTGAAG AGAGGGACCTACCTCCCGCAGACGTACATCATCCAGGAGGAGATGGTGGTCACGGAGCACGTCAGCGACAAGGAGGCCCTGGGCTCCTTCATCTACCACCTGTGCAGTGGGAAGGACACCTACCGGCTGCGGCGCCGGGCTACCCGGAGGC GGATCAACAAGCGAGGGGCCAAGAACTGCAATGCCATCCGCCACTTCGAGAACACCTTCGTGGTGGAGACCCTCATCTGCGGGGCGGTGTGA
- the ITM2C gene encoding integral membrane protein 2C isoform X2, which translates to MVKISFQPAVAGIKGDKADKASASASAAARAPAAEILLTPAREERPPHHRYKKGGSVGGVCYLSMGMVVLLMGLVFASVYIYRYFFLAQLARDNFFHCGVLYEDSLSSQVRTRMELEEDVKIYLEENYERINVPVPQFGGGDPADIIHDFQRGLTAYHDISLDKCYVIELNTTIVLPPRNFWELLMNVKLCSLPGRAPLQQCREQVGSPPSPSSTPRGRPDPHTCGTAGTSACHKRKVPGDVRRARPGASGRGRRTRADGTLPE; encoded by the exons ATGGTGAAGATCAGCTTCCAGCCCGCCGTGGCCGGCATCAAGGGCGACAAGGCCGACAAGGCTTCGGCCTCGGCGTCGGCCGCGGCTCGGGCCCCGGCCGCTGAAATCCTGCTGACGCCGGCTCGG GAGGAgcgccccccccaccaccgctACAAGAAGGGGGGCTCTGTGGGCGGCGTGTGCTACCTGTCGATGGGCATGGTCGTCTTGCTCATGGGCCTCGTGTTCGCCTCCGTCTACATCTACAGATACTTCTTCCTCGCACAG CTGGCCCGGGACAACTTCTTCCACTGTGGCGTTCTCTACGAGGACTCCCTGTCCTCCCAGGTCCGCACTCggatggagctggaggaggaCGTGAAGATCTACCTCGAAGAGAACTATGAACGCATCAATGTGCCCGTGCCCCAGTTCGGCGGCGGGGACCCTGCAGACATCATTCATGACTTTCAGCGG ggGCTCACCGCCTACCATGACATCTCCCTGGACAAGTGCTATGTTATCGAGCTCAACACCACCATCGTGCTGCCCCCTCGCAACTTCTGGGAGCTCCTCATGAATGTGAAG CTTTGTAGCCTCCCAGGCCGTGCCCCGCTTCAGCAGTGCAGGGAACAGGTGGGGTCGCCCCCCTCCCCGAGCAGCACTCCCCGTGGGAGACCAGACCCCCACACGTGCGGCACGGCGGGCACCAGTGCTTGTCACAAACGGAAGGTGCCTGGAGACGTCAGAAGGGCGAGGCCCGGGGCCTCTGGTAGGGGGAGGCGGACGCGTGCGGACGGGACCCTGCCGGAGTGA